A single Salmo trutta chromosome 14, fSalTru1.1, whole genome shotgun sequence DNA region contains:
- the LOC115207195 gene encoding proline-rich extensin-like protein EPR1, translated as MVAKYPIPLSPPSTPLPSRPISGPPLFCQSAPRCPLLSCWELGDVGGSYPAPALSPRPSPIPQTQSYPPDPALSPRPSPIPQTQPYPPDPALSPRPSPSPIPQTQPQSYPPDPALSPRPSPIPQTQPYPPDPAPVLSPRPSPIPQTQPYPPDPAPVLSPDPALSPRPSPIPQTQPYPPDPAYPSDPALSLRPSSIPQTQLYPPDPSPIPQTQPIPQTPALSPRPQPYPQTQPYPSDPALSPNPSPIPQTQTYPPRPSPIPQTQPYPPDPALSPQTQSYPPDPDLSPRPSPIPQTQTYPPDPALSPRPSPIPQTQSYPPDPVLSPRPSTIPQTQHYPPDPALSPRPSPIPQTQSYPPDPVLSPRPSPIPQNQSYPPDPALSPRPSPIPQTQSYPPDPDLSPRPIPQTQSYPPAPALSPRPSPIPQTQTYPPDLSPRPSPIPQTQPYPPDPVLSPRPRPIPQTYPPDPVLSPRPSPIPQTQTYPQTQPYPPDPDLSHRPSPSPIPQTQPIPQTQPQPYPPDPALSPRPRPIPRPSPIPQTQTYPTDPAPVLSPRPRPIPQTQPQPYPPDPALSPRPRPIPQTQPYPPDPALSPRPSPIPKTQPYPQTQPSPIPRPSPIPQTSPIPQTQPYPPDPALSPRPRPIPQTQSYPPDPALSPDPDLSPQTQSYPPDPALSPRPSPIPQTQLYPPDPVLSPRPSPIPQTQPYPPDPALSPRPSSIPQTQLYPPDPVLSPRPRPIPQNQSYPQTQPYPPDPSPRPSPIPQTQPYPPDPALSPRPIPQTQSYPPDPVLSPRPSLIPPTQPYPPDPALSPRPMPYPPDPALSPRPIPQTQPYPPDPALSPRPSSIPQTHA; from the exons acccagccccagccctatcccccagACCCAGCCCTATCCCCCAGACCCAGTCCTATCCCCCAGACCCAGCCCTATCCCCCAGACCCAGCCCTATCCCCCAGACCCAGCCCTATCCCCCAGACCCAGCCCTATCCCCCAGACCCAGCCCCAGTCCTATCCCCCAGACCCAGCCCCAGTCCTATCCCCCAGACCCAGCCCTATCCCCCAGACCCAGCCCTATCCCCCAGACCCAGCCCTATCCCCCAGACCCAGCCCCAGTCCTATCCCCCAGACCAAGCCCTATCCCCCAGACCCAGCCCTATCCCCCAGACCCAGCCCCAGTCCTATCCCCAGACCCGGCCCTATCCCCCAGACCCAGCCCTATCCCCCAGACCCAGCCCTATCCCCCAGACCCAGCCTATCCCTCAGACCCAGCCCTATCCCTCAGACCCAGCTCTATCCCTCAGACCCAGCTCTATCCCCCAGAccccagccctatcccccagACCCAGCCTATCCCTCAGAccccagccctatcccccagACCCCAGCCCTATCCCCAGACCCAGCCCTACCCCTCAGACCCAGCTCTATCCCCCAAccccagccctatcccccagACCCAGACCTATCCCCCCAGACCCAGCCCTATCCCCCAGACCCAGCCCTATCCCCCAGACCCAGCCCTATCCCCCCAGACCCAGTCCTATCCCCCAGACCCAGACCTATCCCCCAGACCCAGCCCTATCCCCCAGACCCAGACCTATCCCCCAGACCCAGCCCTATCCCCCAGACCCAGCCCTATCCCCCAGACCCAGTCCTATCCCCCAGACCCAGTCCTATCCCCCAGACCCAGCACTATCCCCCAGACCCAGCACTATCCCCCAGACCCAGCCCTATCCCCCAGACCCAGTCCTATCCCCCAGACCCAGTCCTATCCCCCAGACCCAGTCCTATCCCCCAGACCCAGTCCTATCCCCCAGAACCAGTCCTATCCCCCAGACCCAGCCCTATCCCCCAGACCCAGCCCTATCCCCCAGACCCAGTCCTATCCCCCAGACCCAGACCTATCCCCCAGACCTATCCCCCAGACCCAGTCCTatcccccagccccagccctatcccccagACCCAGTCCTATCCCCCAGACCCAGACCTATCCCCCAGACCTATCCCCCAGACCCAGTCCTATCCCCCAGACCCAGCCCTATCCCCCAGACCCAGTCCTATCCCCCAGACCCAGACCTATCCCCCAGACCTATCCCCCAGACCCAGTCCTATCCCCCAGACCCAGTCCTATCCCCCAGACCCAGACCTATCCCCAGACCCAGCCCTATCCCCCAGACCCAGACCTATCCCACAGACCCAGCCCCAGTCCTATCCCCCAGACCCAACCTATCCCCCAGacccagccccagccctatcccccagACCCAGCCCTATCCCCCAGACCCAGACCTATCCCCAGACCCAGCCCTATCCCCCAGACCCAGACCTATCCCACAGACCCAGCCCCAGTCCTATCCCCCAGACCCAGACCTATCCCCCAGacccagccccagccctatcccccagACCCAGCCCTATCCCCCAGACCCAGACCTATCCCCCAGACCCAGCCCTATCCCCCAGACCCAGCCCTATCCCCCAGACCCAGTCCTATCCCCAAGACCCAGCCCTatccccagaccca ACCCAGCCCTATCCCCAGACCCAGCCCTATCCCCCAGACCAGTCCTATCCCCCAGACCCAGCCCTATCCCCCAGACCCAGCCCTATCCCCCAGACCCAGACCTATCCCCCAGACCCAGTCCTATCCCCCAGACCCAGCCCTATCCCCAGACCCAGACCTATCCCCCCAGACCCAGTCCTATCCCCCAGACCCAGCTCTATCCCCCAGACCCAGCCCTATCCCCCAGACCCAGCTCTATCCCCCAGACCCAGTCCTATCCCCCAGACCCAGCCCTATCCCCCAGACCCAGCCCTATCCCCCAGACCCAGCCCTATCCCCCAGACCCAGCTCTATCCCCCAGACCCAGCTCTATCCCCCAGACCCAGTCCTATCCCCCAGACCCAGACCTATTCCCCAGAACCAGTCCTATCCCCAGACCCAGCCCTATCCCCCAGACCCATCCCCCAGACCCAGCCCTATCCCCCAGACCCAACCCTATCCCCCAGACCCAGCCCTATCCCCCAGACCCATCCCCCAGACCCAGTCCTATCCCCCAGACCCAGTCCTATCCCCCAGACCCAGCCTTATCCCCCCGACCCAGCCCTATCCCCCAGACCCAGCCCTATCCCCCAGACCCATGCCCTATCCCCCAGACCCAGCTCTATCCCCCAGACCCATCCCCCAGACCCAGCCCTATCCCCCAGACCCAGCCCTATCCCCCAGACCCAGCTCTATCCCCCAGACCCATGCCTAG